GTTCTAGTTTACTTGGATCAACACGGACCATCTGTATCCCTCCTTTGACAATTAAAATTCTAAGCCATTTTCACGAGCTGAATCAGCTAACGCTTTAATACGTCCATGGAATAGGTATCCTCCACGATCAAAAACCACTTCTTTAATACCTTTTTCTGACGCACGTTTAGCAACTAACTCGCCAACTTTTTGCGCTGCGTCAACATTACCTGTTGACTCAATGCTTAATTCTTTATCTAAAGTAGATGCACTTGCA
This sequence is a window from Cytobacillus sp. IB215665. Protein-coding genes within it:
- the rplR gene encoding 50S ribosomal protein L18: MITKPDKNAVRKKRHGRVRAKISGTAVRPRLNVFRSSKHIYAQVIDDVNGVTLASASTLDKELSIESTGNVDAAQKVGELVAKRASEKGIKEVVFDRGGYLFHGRIKALADSARENGLEF